Proteins encoded together in one Caldicellulosiruptor saccharolyticus DSM 8903 window:
- a CDS encoding regulatory protein RecX, whose amino-acid sequence MRILDKKLHGERYLIILEDGREFAIDKDIYFEKKVYELEDIDEKTLSLLIFEDNLKKAKQDLVCYLTRYPMRSEFMYYKHLLGKGYDSATAAEAVAYFVKIGYIDELSAAKKLVAKYQRSKSNLQIINILKKNGFKNSTISQLNLSPESDLRLLDKLLQRKLRHLKKPDNKEILKLIKWFVARGYDYNTIVEKIREYLNY is encoded by the coding sequence ATGAGGATATTGGATAAGAAGTTACATGGTGAAAGGTATTTGATAATCCTCGAAGATGGAAGAGAGTTTGCGATAGACAAAGATATCTATTTTGAAAAAAAGGTATATGAATTGGAGGATATTGATGAAAAAACTCTTAGTCTACTTATTTTTGAGGACAATCTAAAAAAGGCAAAACAAGATCTTGTTTGCTATCTTACAAGGTATCCAATGAGGTCTGAGTTCATGTATTATAAACATCTGCTTGGCAAAGGGTATGATTCGGCTACTGCTGCTGAGGCGGTAGCTTATTTTGTTAAGATAGGGTATATAGATGAGCTTTCTGCTGCTAAAAAACTTGTTGCAAAGTATCAAAGATCTAAATCCAATCTTCAAATAATAAATATTCTTAAGAAAAATGGGTTTAAAAATTCTACAATCTCTCAGCTAAATCTCAGCCCTGAAAGTGACTTACGGCTTCTTGATAAACTTTTACAAAGAAAGTTAAGACATCTCAAAAAGCCTGACAATAAAGAGATTTTGAAATTAATAAAATGGTTTGTTGCAAGAGGATATGATTACAATACAATAGTAGAAAAAATTAGGGAATACTTAAATTATTGA
- the folD gene encoding bifunctional methylenetetrahydrofolate dehydrogenase/methenyltetrahydrofolate cyclohydrolase FolD: MSAKIIDGKKMAQRIKEEVKSEIEKLKEKGIESTLAVVIVGNDPASRSYVNSKKRTCLELGINSVEYALDTTTTQEQLENLIEKLNQDPKINGILVQLPLPNGLDESRVCKKILPQKDVDGFHPMNVGMLATGIDFEYSIKPCTPFGVIELLKRENIEIKGKHAVVIGRSNIVGKPLALLLLRENATVTICHSYTRDLKDICKTADILVAAVGKPKFVTADMVKEGAVVIDVGINRDETTKKIVGDVDFETVRRVASYITPVPGGVGPMTVAMLMKNTLFATLLQNGLI, encoded by the coding sequence GTGTCAGCAAAGATAATCGACGGCAAAAAGATGGCACAGAGAATAAAAGAGGAGGTAAAAAGTGAGATAGAAAAGTTAAAAGAAAAGGGAATAGAGTCAACATTGGCTGTTGTAATTGTCGGCAATGACCCTGCTTCAAGAAGTTATGTTAATTCAAAAAAAAGAACGTGTTTAGAGCTGGGAATAAATTCAGTAGAGTATGCACTGGATACCACTACGACTCAAGAGCAGCTTGAAAATCTTATTGAAAAGCTAAATCAGGATCCAAAGATTAATGGTATTTTAGTACAGCTTCCATTACCAAACGGTTTGGATGAGTCAAGAGTTTGTAAGAAAATTTTGCCTCAAAAGGATGTTGATGGTTTTCATCCTATGAATGTTGGTATGCTTGCAACAGGTATAGATTTTGAATATAGTATCAAACCATGCACACCATTTGGTGTGATAGAACTTTTGAAAAGAGAAAATATAGAAATCAAAGGGAAACATGCGGTTGTGATAGGACGCAGCAATATAGTAGGAAAACCTTTGGCCCTCTTACTTCTAAGGGAAAATGCTACTGTGACAATATGTCACTCTTACACAAGGGATTTAAAAGACATATGCAAGACTGCAGATATATTGGTTGCGGCAGTGGGCAAGCCAAAATTTGTAACTGCTGATATGGTAAAAGAGGGGGCTGTTGTAATTGATGTTGGAATAAACAGGGATGAGACCACAAAAAAGATAGTAGGTGATGTAGATTTTGAAACTGTAAGAAGGGTTGCATCTTACATAACGCCAGTACCAGGTGGTGTTGGACCAATGACAGTTGCGATGCTTATGAAAAATACACTTTTTGCAACACTACTTCAGAACGGGCTTATATAA
- a CDS encoding stage III sporulation protein AB — protein sequence MILKLIGSSLIIFSSLLIGYSKTLKLREQLRIINLFINFFSFARADILTTRLTLFEILNRFKSKVFSAHTTILEYYYKQNGKPLLDVKNVYQIDENVHKVILNLFNSIGYSSISEIDRIIDEGVRELREYYEIHKEKYSKNSKMFTLLGLFCGVSICILLL from the coding sequence ATGATATTAAAGTTAATTGGTTCAAGTTTAATAATTTTCTCTTCACTTCTCATTGGGTATTCTAAAACTTTAAAGTTAAGAGAACAACTCAGGATAATAAACCTTTTTATAAACTTTTTTAGTTTTGCAAGGGCTGATATTTTAACAACACGACTCACACTTTTTGAAATTTTAAATAGATTTAAATCAAAAGTATTTTCTGCACATACCACTATTTTGGAATATTATTATAAGCAGAATGGAAAGCCTCTTTTAGATGTGAAAAATGTATATCAGATTGATGAAAATGTGCACAAGGTTATACTAAACCTTTTTAACTCAATTGGTTACTCTTCTATTAGTGAGATAGACAGGATAATAGATGAGGGTGTTAGGGAATTGCGGGAATATTATGAAATTCACAAAGAAAAATACAGCAAAAACTCCAAAATGTTTACTTTGCTTGGTCTTTTTTGTGGAGTG
- the pgsA gene encoding CDP-diacylglycerol--glycerol-3-phosphate 3-phosphatidyltransferase, which yields MNIANIITSIRILLIPIFMFFLLNYNISYSKVIAAVIFIIAAITDSLDGYIARSKKIVTNFGKFLDPLADKLLITAALVGLVELQKISSWIAMIIIGREFIVTGLRMVAAAEGIVISANIWGKLKTISQIIAIVLLLVDNYPFRFLDFPFDKIALWVAVILTIYSGVDYIRVNWRVIDFTKK from the coding sequence ATGAATATTGCTAATATAATTACAAGTATAAGGATATTGTTGATTCCTATATTTATGTTCTTTTTACTCAATTATAACATTTCATATTCAAAAGTGATAGCCGCAGTTATTTTCATTATTGCAGCTATAACAGACAGTCTGGATGGGTATATTGCGCGCTCTAAAAAGATTGTAACTAATTTTGGAAAATTTCTTGACCCGCTTGCAGATAAGCTGTTGATTACAGCAGCACTTGTTGGACTTGTTGAACTTCAAAAGATTTCTTCTTGGATAGCTATGATAATAATTGGACGAGAATTTATTGTAACAGGGCTTAGAATGGTTGCTGCTGCAGAAGGTATAGTAATTTCTGCTAACATTTGGGGAAAGTTAAAGACGATAAGTCAGATTATTGCAATAGTGTTACTTTTGGTTGACAACTATCCTTTTAGATTTCTAGATTTTCCTTTTGACAAGATAGCTTTATGGGTTGCTGTGATACTCACTATCTATTCAGGTGTTGACTATATACGGGTTAATTGGAGAGTAATAGACTTTACGAAAAAGTGA
- the rimO gene encoding 30S ribosomal protein S12 methylthiotransferase RimO gives MVKVGFVSLGCNKNLVDSEIMMGACKEAGFEITPNAEDADVIVINTCGFINDAKQESIDTILEMAEYKNKKCKFLIVTGCLSQRYKDDILKELPEVDAILGVKEMLKLPNVIKKLYEGESKLQVFDDKPTFVYTSSMPRLIATPKFYAYIKIAEGCNNRCSYCSIPLIRGNYTSRYIDDIIQEARKLSEDGYKEIVLTAQDTTKYGIDIYQKKMLATLLQKLSEIDNIKWIRFLYSYPEDIDDELLNIVKSLPKVVKYFDIPIQHINNRILKLMNRKTSSEGIKELIQRIRSAFDEVVIRTTVMVGFPTESEDEFEELYEFVKWAKFDRLGAFMYSQEEGTPAADLPQTDDETKVKRYERILNLQRKISLERNRKRISKKYEVVIEGRDRNNFYIARSQFEAPEVDGKIIVFSKRKLLPGEFVVVKILDAFEYDLVGEVI, from the coding sequence TTGGTAAAGGTTGGTTTTGTATCACTTGGGTGTAACAAAAATCTTGTTGACAGTGAAATAATGATGGGGGCGTGCAAAGAAGCTGGGTTTGAGATCACACCAAATGCTGAAGATGCTGATGTCATTGTTATTAATACATGCGGGTTTATAAATGATGCAAAACAAGAGTCGATTGACACCATATTAGAAATGGCTGAGTACAAGAATAAAAAGTGCAAATTTTTAATAGTCACAGGATGTTTATCACAACGCTATAAAGACGATATTTTAAAAGAGCTGCCAGAGGTTGATGCAATCCTTGGTGTAAAAGAGATGTTGAAACTTCCAAATGTAATCAAAAAACTTTATGAGGGGGAGAGCAAACTCCAAGTATTTGATGACAAACCTACATTTGTCTATACGAGTTCAATGCCACGCCTTATTGCAACTCCTAAGTTTTATGCCTACATAAAAATAGCAGAAGGTTGCAACAATAGATGTTCTTACTGTTCAATACCATTGATTAGAGGAAATTACACAAGTAGATATATAGATGATATAATTCAGGAGGCAAGAAAGCTTTCTGAGGATGGTTATAAAGAGATTGTACTCACTGCTCAGGATACAACAAAATATGGAATAGATATATATCAAAAAAAGATGTTAGCAACATTGCTTCAAAAATTAAGTGAGATTGATAACATAAAATGGATTAGATTTTTATACTCTTATCCAGAAGACATTGACGATGAGCTTTTAAATATTGTAAAGAGTCTTCCAAAAGTTGTTAAATACTTTGATATACCAATTCAGCACATTAATAACAGAATATTAAAACTAATGAACAGAAAGACCTCATCAGAAGGTATTAAAGAGCTCATTCAAAGAATAAGGTCAGCATTTGATGAGGTTGTAATAAGGACAACAGTTATGGTTGGATTCCCAACAGAGTCAGAAGATGAGTTTGAAGAGCTTTATGAGTTTGTCAAGTGGGCAAAGTTTGATAGGCTTGGTGCATTTATGTATTCCCAAGAAGAGGGAACACCTGCTGCTGATTTACCACAAACAGATGATGAGACAAAGGTCAAAAGATATGAAAGGATTTTAAATCTTCAAAGAAAGATTTCACTGGAAAGAAATAGAAAGAGAATTAGCAAAAAGTATGAGGTTGTTATAGAAGGCAGAGATAGGAATAACTTTTACATTGCGAGAAGCCAATTTGAAGCTCCTGAGGTTGACGGGAAAATTATTGTGTTTTCTAAGCGAAAACTTTTACCTGGAGAGTTTGTAGTTGTAAAAATATTGGATGCGTTTGAGTATGATTTGGTAGGAGAGGTAATTTGA
- a CDS encoding AAA family ATPase translates to MVKLKTNSIHTLLEKLPCEIYSNIQKRFQQEGTSKINEIRINLFCPLIVLGNEEYIFENLIITKELLHSAIRALTNNSLFSYEREILQGYFTIEGGHRIGVAGKFTSDGKRIISLNSITGLNIRVAKSIEGIGIKVIKHILNPSKSIYNTLIVSPPGCGKTTLLRDIVRILSNGEINLSFGGFRVVVIDERSEISTYSQEQSKLGTRTFVLDGVDKLNGVFMAIRSLNPQIIAMDELGGPQDYLAVAEASKMGVKVIATMHGENLHELKKRTYSKRVLEQNVFEKVIFLSSKDGPGTVEEIITLGDK, encoded by the coding sequence ATTGTAAAACTCAAAACTAATTCTATACATACTCTTTTAGAAAAACTCCCTTGTGAGATTTACAGTAATATACAGAAAAGATTTCAACAGGAAGGTACTTCCAAAATCAATGAAATAAGGATAAATTTATTTTGTCCTCTTATTGTTTTGGGAAATGAGGAGTATATCTTTGAGAATTTGATAATAACAAAAGAGCTTCTCCACTCAGCTATAAGAGCGCTTACTAACAACTCTTTATTTAGTTATGAAAGAGAGATTCTTCAAGGCTATTTTACTATAGAGGGTGGACATAGAATAGGTGTTGCTGGTAAATTTACTTCAGATGGTAAAAGAATAATTTCGCTAAATTCTATCACAGGTCTTAATATAAGAGTTGCAAAAAGCATTGAAGGAATTGGCATTAAGGTGATAAAGCATATTTTAAATCCATCAAAATCCATATATAACACTCTCATAGTATCACCGCCTGGCTGTGGTAAAACCACTCTTTTGAGGGATATTGTAAGGATTTTAAGCAATGGAGAAATTAATCTATCTTTTGGTGGTTTCAGAGTTGTTGTAATTGATGAGAGGTCAGAGATAAGCACATACTCACAAGAACAAAGCAAGCTTGGTACCAGAACATTTGTTTTAGATGGTGTGGACAAATTAAACGGTGTGTTTATGGCAATCCGAAGTCTAAATCCACAGATAATTGCTATGGATGAGCTTGGCGGTCCTCAAGACTATTTAGCAGTGGCTGAAGCTTCTAAAATGGGTGTAAAAGTCATTGCAACTATGCATGGGGAAAATCTGCATGAACTTAAAAAAAGGACGTATTCAAAAAGGGTTCTTGAACAAAATGTTTTTGAAAAGGTGATATTTTTAAGTTCTAAGGATGGTCCAGGGACAGTAGAAGAAATAATAACATTGGGTGATAAATAA
- the recA gene encoding recombinase RecA: MENLDKKKALDRVIMEIEKAYGKGAIMKLGEMAKENIDVIPTGALSLDIALGVGGVPRGRIVEIYGAESSGKTTIALHIIAEAQKMGGEAAFIDAEHALDPFYAKRLGVDINNLIVSQPDSGEQALEIVEALVRSNAIDVIVVDSVAALVPQAEIDGEMGEAHVGLQARLMSQALRKLAGVTSKTKTTVIFINQLREKVGVMFGNPETTPGGRALKFYASVRLEVRKGEIIKQQGQPIGTKVKVKVVKNKVAPPFKEAEFDLIYGEGISKEGNVLDVAVNIDVIQKSGAWYTYNGQKIGQGRENAKQFLKENPDIMQEIIEKIKQNANLAFEKIKTTAEIPEDDFLLSGEINEDIG; encoded by the coding sequence ATGGAAAACTTAGATAAAAAGAAAGCCTTAGACAGAGTGATTATGGAAATTGAGAAAGCATATGGTAAAGGTGCCATTATGAAACTTGGCGAGATGGCCAAAGAAAACATTGACGTAATTCCAACAGGAGCGCTTTCTTTGGACATTGCGCTGGGTGTTGGAGGAGTTCCACGAGGAAGGATTGTAGAGATATACGGTGCTGAGTCGTCTGGTAAAACAACAATTGCTCTTCACATAATAGCAGAAGCACAGAAAATGGGCGGTGAAGCAGCGTTTATTGACGCTGAGCACGCTTTAGACCCATTTTATGCAAAAAGGCTTGGAGTAGATATAAACAATCTTATTGTCTCTCAGCCAGACAGTGGTGAGCAGGCGCTTGAGATTGTTGAAGCACTTGTGAGAAGTAATGCCATTGATGTAATAGTTGTTGACTCTGTTGCAGCACTTGTGCCACAAGCAGAGATTGATGGAGAGATGGGAGAGGCCCATGTTGGACTTCAAGCAAGGCTTATGTCACAAGCACTAAGAAAGCTTGCAGGGGTTACAAGTAAAACAAAGACCACAGTTATATTCATTAACCAGCTAAGAGAAAAGGTTGGTGTGATGTTTGGCAATCCTGAGACAACACCAGGTGGTAGAGCACTGAAGTTCTATGCATCAGTCAGACTTGAGGTCAGAAAAGGCGAGATTATAAAACAGCAAGGTCAACCAATTGGAACAAAAGTTAAGGTAAAGGTTGTCAAAAACAAGGTTGCGCCTCCGTTCAAGGAAGCTGAGTTTGATTTGATATATGGTGAAGGAATATCAAAGGAAGGAAATGTTTTGGACGTTGCAGTCAACATTGACGTCATCCAAAAGAGTGGCGCATGGTATACTTACAATGGTCAAAAGATAGGACAAGGCAGAGAAAATGCAAAACAGTTTTTAAAAGAAAATCCTGATATTATGCAAGAGATAATTGAAAAGATAAAACAAAATGCAAATCTTGCGTTTGAGAAGATAAAGACAACAGCTGAAATCCCCGAAGATGACTTTCTTTTAAGTGGTGAAATAAATGAGGATATTGGATAA
- the rny gene encoding ribonuclease Y, whose protein sequence is MQKISDTLKLIITAGVSIALAIVAFFLGYLYRKKIAEKTIKSAEQEAQRIVEEAKKQAEAYKKEATLLAKEEIHRARSEFDREVRERRAELQRFERRLIQKEEMLDKKMAAVEEKEEQLNQKIKDVQKLQEEIELLKQKQQEELQRISGLTQEEARQIILKSVEQDVKHDVALMIKELEQQAKEEADKKAREIIALAIQRYSSDYVAENTVSVVTLPNDEMKGRIIGREGRNIKTFETVTGIDLIIDDTPEAVILSGFDPIRREIAKLTLEKLILDGRIHPARIEEMYEKAKREVENKIREEGERVVFELGIHNLHPELIKLIGKLRYRTSYGQNVLAHSIEVANIAGIMAAELGLDQSIAKRAGLLHDIGKAVDHEVEGSHALIGYDLAKRYKETNPDVLEAIGGHHGEMETRSIYNVLIQAADSVSAARPGARRESLESYIKRLQKLEEIANSFDGVEKAYAIQAGREIRIMVKPDHVSDDDIVIMAREIVKRIESELDYPGQIKVNVIREVRAVEYAK, encoded by the coding sequence GTGCAAAAGATTAGTGATACATTAAAGTTAATAATTACTGCAGGAGTCAGTATAGCTCTTGCAATAGTTGCCTTTTTCTTGGGCTATTTATATAGAAAAAAGATTGCAGAAAAGACTATAAAAAGTGCCGAACAAGAAGCCCAAAGAATTGTCGAGGAAGCAAAAAAACAAGCCGAGGCATATAAGAAAGAAGCAACACTCTTAGCAAAAGAAGAGATTCACAGAGCAAGAAGCGAGTTTGACAGAGAGGTCAGAGAAAGGCGTGCAGAGCTTCAGAGATTTGAAAGAAGGCTGATCCAAAAAGAAGAGATGCTTGATAAAAAAATGGCTGCTGTTGAGGAAAAAGAAGAGCAGTTGAATCAAAAAATAAAGGATGTCCAAAAACTACAAGAGGAGATAGAACTATTAAAACAAAAGCAGCAGGAAGAGCTTCAAAGAATTTCTGGACTTACCCAAGAAGAAGCACGCCAGATTATCCTAAAGAGTGTTGAGCAGGATGTAAAACACGATGTTGCACTTATGATTAAGGAGTTAGAACAACAAGCAAAAGAAGAGGCTGATAAAAAAGCCAGAGAAATCATTGCACTTGCTATCCAACGATACTCTTCAGACTATGTGGCAGAAAACACTGTATCTGTTGTAACGTTACCAAATGACGAAATGAAAGGTAGAATAATAGGAAGAGAAGGAAGGAATATCAAGACATTTGAAACTGTCACTGGAATTGATCTAATTATCGATGACACTCCAGAGGCTGTGATTCTTTCAGGATTTGATCCTATAAGGCGTGAGATTGCAAAACTCACTTTAGAAAAGCTGATTTTGGATGGTCGAATCCATCCTGCGCGAATTGAAGAAATGTATGAAAAAGCTAAACGTGAAGTTGAAAACAAGATTCGTGAAGAAGGCGAAAGAGTTGTATTTGAACTTGGTATTCACAACCTTCACCCAGAGCTTATAAAGTTGATTGGTAAGCTTAGATACAGAACAAGTTATGGTCAAAACGTACTTGCTCACTCTATCGAGGTTGCAAACATTGCAGGTATCATGGCAGCAGAACTTGGACTTGACCAGAGCATTGCAAAACGAGCAGGACTTTTGCATGACATTGGTAAAGCTGTTGACCATGAGGTTGAAGGTTCTCATGCTTTAATTGGTTATGATCTTGCAAAAAGGTATAAAGAAACAAACCCTGATGTTCTGGAAGCGATTGGTGGACATCACGGTGAGATGGAAACAAGGTCAATTTACAATGTGTTAATTCAAGCTGCTGATTCAGTTTCAGCAGCACGACCAGGGGCAAGAAGAGAATCTCTTGAGTCGTATATAAAGAGACTTCAGAAGCTTGAAGAAATTGCAAACTCATTTGATGGTGTTGAGAAAGCATATGCTATTCAAGCAGGTAGAGAGATAAGAATTATGGTAAAACCAGATCATGTCAGTGACGATGATATTGTCATAATGGCAAGAGAGATAGTGAAAAGAATTGAAAGTGAACTTGATTACCCTGGACAGATAAAGGTAAATGTCATTCGTGAAGTTAGAGCTGTTGAATATGCAAAGTGA
- a CDS encoding TIGR00282 family metallophosphoesterase, with amino-acid sequence MRFLAIGDVVGRPGRNVLKNSLSKVKENYRIDVVIANCENAAGGNGLTKKVADELFDIGIDIMTMGNHVWSNKEIFSFIDSEQRIIRPANYPEGTTPGRGYNIFEKNNIKFAVINLCGRVFMDNFDCPFRKSDEILKKLDINIIIVDFHAEATSEKIALGFYLDGRVSCVYGTHTHVQTADEKILPNGTAYITDIGMTGPCDSVLGVDKEIVIQKFVTMLPVKFEVAKGKAQFNGIVFEIDDSTGKAISIDRISFTLEE; translated from the coding sequence ATGAGATTTTTAGCAATAGGCGATGTTGTTGGAAGACCAGGAAGAAATGTTCTCAAAAATTCCCTCTCAAAGGTCAAGGAGAATTATAGAATAGACGTTGTTATAGCAAATTGTGAAAATGCAGCTGGTGGAAATGGTCTTACCAAAAAGGTTGCTGATGAGCTATTTGATATAGGAATTGACATTATGACAATGGGCAATCATGTATGGTCTAATAAGGAGATTTTTTCATTTATAGACAGTGAGCAGCGTATCATAAGGCCTGCAAACTATCCGGAAGGTACAACACCTGGTAGAGGTTATAACATTTTTGAAAAAAACAATATTAAGTTTGCGGTGATAAATCTGTGTGGGCGTGTGTTTATGGACAACTTTGATTGCCCGTTTAGAAAAAGTGACGAGATTTTAAAAAAGCTTGACATAAATATAATAATTGTAGATTTTCATGCTGAAGCAACATCTGAAAAAATTGCTTTAGGTTTTTACCTTGATGGACGTGTTTCTTGCGTGTATGGTACACATACACATGTCCAAACAGCCGATGAAAAGATTCTTCCAAACGGGACAGCGTATATCACAGATATTGGAATGACTGGTCCTTGTGATTCAGTTTTAGGGGTTGATAAGGAGATTGTAATTCAAAAATTTGTTACTATGTTGCCTGTCAAGTTTGAAGTGGCCAAAGGAAAAGCTCAGTTCAATGGAATTGTGTTTGAAATTGATGATTCAACTGGCAAAGCCATTTCTATTGACAGAATTAGCTTCACTTTAGAAGAATAA
- a CDS encoding competence/damage-inducible protein A yields MMAEIICVGTELLLGQIVNTNAQYLSQRLASLGIDLYFQTTVGDNLNRLKGAIDIALKRSDILIFTGGLGPTSDDITKEAVCEYFGKKLILNQEVLDKIEKYFKHRGVKMPEINKKQAYVPEGSIILENRHGTAPGFIIENDGKIAILLPGPPFEMQPMFEEYVVPYLEKFSKEKIYSRVLKFIGIGESSIEERLSELIHNQSDPSLALYAKPFEVELRISTKKSDEAVAKDILDQMESKIRALLGEYIYGIDNQTLEEVVVEMLMQKGLKVSVAESCTGGLICNKITNVPGASNVFDRGFITYSNEAKVKELGVSEETLKNFGAVSHEVAKQMAQGALKTSLADIAISTTGIAGPTGATETKPVGLVYIGVATKNYVDSFEFRFSGDRLRIKEAASKAALDVLRKTIINY; encoded by the coding sequence ATGATGGCTGAGATAATCTGTGTTGGTACAGAGCTCTTGCTTGGTCAGATAGTGAATACAAATGCACAGTATCTTTCGCAAAGGTTAGCAAGCTTAGGAATAGACTTATATTTTCAAACAACAGTTGGTGACAATTTAAATAGGCTCAAAGGTGCTATCGACATTGCACTCAAAAGATCAGATATACTTATCTTTACTGGTGGGCTTGGACCCACATCTGATGATATTACAAAGGAAGCTGTGTGCGAATATTTTGGAAAGAAGCTTATACTAAATCAAGAGGTTTTGGATAAGATTGAAAAGTACTTTAAACACCGTGGTGTAAAGATGCCAGAAATTAACAAGAAACAGGCATATGTTCCTGAGGGTAGTATTATATTGGAAAACAGGCACGGTACTGCACCGGGATTTATAATTGAGAATGATGGTAAAATAGCAATTTTGCTGCCAGGTCCACCATTTGAGATGCAGCCCATGTTCGAAGAGTATGTTGTGCCTTATTTAGAAAAATTCTCTAAAGAGAAGATATATTCAAGAGTTTTAAAATTCATTGGAATTGGTGAGTCATCTATTGAAGAGAGGTTAAGTGAACTTATACACAACCAGTCAGACCCGAGTTTGGCTTTGTACGCAAAACCATTTGAGGTTGAACTGAGAATCTCAACGAAAAAAAGTGACGAAGCTGTGGCAAAAGATATACTTGACCAAATGGAAAGCAAGATAAGAGCTTTGCTTGGTGAGTATATCTATGGTATAGATAATCAGACTTTAGAAGAGGTTGTAGTTGAGATGCTTATGCAAAAAGGTCTAAAGGTTTCTGTAGCAGAGTCATGTACAGGTGGACTCATATGTAACAAAATTACAAATGTTCCTGGTGCGTCAAATGTTTTTGACAGAGGTTTTATAACATACTCAAATGAAGCAAAGGTAAAGGAGCTGGGGGTATCAGAAGAAACATTAAAAAATTTTGGTGCTGTGAGTCATGAAGTAGCTAAGCAGATGGCTCAAGGTGCTCTAAAAACTTCTTTGGCAGATATTGCAATATCCACAACTGGAATTGCAGGACCAACTGGAGCAACAGAGACAAAACCAGTAGGGCTTGTATATATTGGAGTTGCTACAAAAAATTATGTTGACAGTTTTGAGTTTAGATTTTCTGGTGATAGGCTTAGAATTAAAGAGGCCGCTTCAAAGGCTGCTTTAGACGTTCTCAGAAAGACTATAATTAATTATTGA